A window of Peromyscus eremicus chromosome 7, PerEre_H2_v1, whole genome shotgun sequence contains these coding sequences:
- the Srpra gene encoding signal recognition particle receptor subunit alpha translates to MLDFFTIFSKGGLVLWCFQGVSDSCTGPVNALIRSVLLQERGGNNSFTHEALTLKYKLDNQFELVFVVGFQKILTLTYVDKLIDDVHRLFRDKYRTEIQQQSALSLLNGTFDFQNDFLRLLREAEESSKIRAPTTMKKFEDSEKAKKPVRSMIETRGEKTKEKAKNNKKKGAKKEGSDGPLATSKTAPAEKSGLPVGPENGELSKEELIRRKREEFIQKHGKGLDKSSKSTKSEIPKEKGKKAPRVWELGGCANKEVLDYSAPTTNGTPEAALSEDINLIRGTGPGGQLQDLDCSSSDDEGATQNTKPSTTKGTLGGMFGMLKGLVGSKSLSREDMESVLDKMRDHLIAKNVAADIAVQLCESVANKLEGKVMGTFSTVTSTVKQALQESLVQILQPQRRVDMLRDIMDAQRRQRPYVVTFCGVNGVGKSTNLAKISFWLLENGFSVLIAACDTFRAGAVEQLRTHTRRLTALHPPEKHGGRTMVQLFEKGYGKDAAGIAMEAIAFARNQGFDVVLVDTAGRMQDNAPLMTALAKLITVNTPDLVLFVGEALVGNEAVDQLVKFNRALADHSMAQTPRLIDGIVLTKFDTIDDKVGAAISMTYITSKPIVFVGTGQTYCDLRSLNAKAVVAALMKA, encoded by the exons ATGCTCGACTTCTTCACCATCTTCTCGAAGGGCGGGCTTGTGCTCTGGTGTTTCCAGGGCGTGAGCGACTCGTGCACCGGGCCCGTGAACGCGTTGATTCGTTCCGTGCTGCTGCAG GAACGAGGAGGTAACAACTCTTTCACTCATGAGGCCCTCACACTCAAGTATAAACTGGACAACCAGTTTGAGCTGGTGTTTGTG GTTGGCTTTCAGAAGATCCTCACACTGACCTATGTAGACAAATTGATAGATGATGTACATCGGCTGTTTCGGGATAAATACCGCACAGAAATCCAACAACAAAGTGCTTTAAGTCTATTGAATGGCACTTTTGATTTCCAGAATGACTTCCTGCGGCTTCTTCG tGAAGCAGAGGAGAGCAGTAAGATCCGTGCTCCCACTACCATGAAGAAATTTGAAGATTCTGAAAAAGCTAAGAAACCTGTGAGGTCCATGATTGAAACACGGGGGGAAAAGACcaaggaaaaagcaaaaaacaacaaaaaaaagggggcCAAAAAGGAAG GTTCTGATGGCCCTTTGGCTACCAGCAAAACAGCCCCTGCAGAAAAGTCAGGTCTCCCAGTGGGACCTGAGAATGGAGAACTTTCCAAAGAGGAGCTGATACGCCGGAAGAGAGAGGAGTTCATTCAGAAGCATGGGAAGGGTCTGGACAAATCCAG CAAGTCTACAAAGTCAGAGATTCCAAAGGAGAAGGGCAAGAAAGCACCCCGGGTGTGGGAACTAGGTGGCTGTGCTAACAAGGAAGTCTTGGATTACAGTGCTCCCACCACCAATGGAACCCCAGAGGCTGCCCTGTCTGAAGATATCAACTTG ATTCGAGGAACTGGGCCTGGGGGGCAGCTTCAAGATCTGGATTGCAGCAGCTCAGATGATGAAGGGGCCACTCAAAACACCAAACCTAG TACTACCAAGGGAACTCTGGGTGGCATGTTTGGGATGCTGAAGGGCCTTGTGGGTTCCAAGAGCTTAAGTCGTGAAGACATGGAGTCTGTGCTAGACAAGATGCGTGATCATCTCATTG CTAAGAATGTGGCTGCAGATATTGCTGTCCAGCTCTGTGAATCTGTTGCCAACAAGCTGGAAGGGAAAGTGATGGGGACGTTCAGCA CTGTGACTTCCACAGTCAAGCAAGCTCTACAGGAGTCTCTGGTACAGATTCTGCAGCCACAGCGTCGTGTAGACATGCTCCGGGATATCATGGATGCCCAACGTCGCCAGCGCCCTTATGTTGTCACCTTCTGTGGTGTTAATGGAGTGGGGAAGTCTACTAATCTTGCCAAG ATTTCCTTCTGGCTCTTAGAGAATGGCTTCAGTGTCCTCATTGCTGCCTGTGATACATTTCGGGCTGGGGCTGTTGAgcagcttcgtacacacacccgGCGACTGACTGCCCTCCATCCCCCTGAGAAGCATGGTGGTCGTACGATGGTGCAGTTGTTTGAAAAAGGCTATGGCAAGGATGCTGCTGGCATTGCCATGGAAGCCATTGCTTTTG caCGTAACCAAGGATTTGATGTAGTGCTGGTGGACACAGCTGGCCGCATGCAAGACAATGCCCCCCTGATGACTGCCCTGGCCAAACTCATTACTGTCAATACACCTGACTTGGTGCTGTTTGTGGGGGAGGCCTTAGTAGGCAATGAAGCCGTGGATCAGCTG gtcaAGTTCAACAGAGCCTTGGCTGACCATTCTATGGCTCAAACACCTCGGCTCATCGATGGTATTGTTCTTACCAAATTTGACACCATTGATGACAAG gtGGGAGCTGCTATTTCTATGACATACATTACAAGCAAACCCATCGTCTTTGTGGGCACTGGCCAGACCTACTGTGACCTACGCAGTCTCAACGCCAAGGCTGTGGTGGCTGCCCTCATGAAGGCTTAA
- the Fam118b gene encoding protein FAM118B isoform X2, giving the protein MASTGSQASDIDKIFGFFNDGEPPTKKPRKLLPSLKTKKPRELVLVIGTGISAAVAPQVPALKSWKGLIQALLDAAIDFDLLEDEESKKFQKCLHEDKNLVHVAHDLIQKLSPRTSNVRSTFFKDCLYEVFDDLESKMEDSGKQLLQSVLHLMENGALVLTTNFDNLLELYAADQGKQLESLDLTDEKKQVLALPSWSSCVCIVQVLEWAQEKRKLSVLHIHGVYTNPSGIVLHPAGYQNVLRNTEVMREIQKLYENKSFLFLGCGWTVDDTTFQALFLEAVKHKSDLEHFMLVRRGDVDEFKKLRENMLDKGIKVISYGNDYADLPEYFKRLTCEISTRGMAREGQLNGSSAAHGEMRGCST; this is encoded by the exons ATGGCTTCTACAGGGAGCCAGGCCTCTGATATAGACAAGATTTTTGGATTCTTCAATGATGGCGAACCCCCCACCAAAAAGCCCAG GAAGCTGCTTCCAAGCTTGAAAACCAAGAAACCTCGAGAACTTGTGCTAGTGATTGGAACAGGCATTAGTGCTGCAGTTGCACCGCAGGTCCCAGCCCTGAAGTCCTGGAAGGGGTTAATTCAGGCCTTGCTGGATGCTGCTATTGATTTTGATCTTCTAGAAGATGAGGAAAGCAAAAAGTTTCAGAAGTGTCTCCATGAAGACAAGAACCTCGTCCATGTTGCCCATGACCTCATTCAGAAACTCTCCCCT CGTACCAGTAATGTTCGATCCACATTTTTCAAAGACTGTTTATATGAAGTATTTGATGACCTGGAGTCAAAGATGGAAGATTCTGGGAAACAGCTCCTTCAGTCTGTTCTCCATCTGATGGAAAATGGAGCCCTAGTATTAACTACAAATTTTGATAATCTCCTAGAACTATATGCAGCCGACCAGGGAAAACAGCTTGAATCCCTTGACCTTACTGATGAGAAAAAG CAGGTGCTCGCCTTGCCATCCTGGTCGAGCTGTGTATGTATTGTGCAGGTCCTGGAGTGGGCGCAGGAGAAGCGGAAGCTAAGTGTGTTACACATCCATGGGGTCTATACCAATCCTAGTGGCATTGTCCTCCACCCAGCTGGATATCAGAACGTGCTCAGGAACACTGAAGTTATG AGAGAGATTCAGAAACTCTATGAAAACAAGTCATTTCTTTTCTTGGGTTGTGGCTGGACGGTGGATGACACCACTTTCCAGGCCCTGTTCCTGGAGGCTGTCAAGCACAAATCTGACCTAGAACATTTCATGCTGGTTCGAAGAGGAGATGTAGATGAGTTCAAGAAGCTTCGAGAAAACATGCTGGACAAGGGGATTAAGGTCATCTCCTATGGAAATGACTATGCTGATCTTCCGGAATATTTCAAGCGACTGACATGTGAGATCTCCACAAGAG GGATGGCAAGAGAAGGCCAGCTAAATGGCTCATCTGCAGCACACGGTGAAATGAGAG GCTGTAGTACATGA
- the Fam118b gene encoding protein FAM118B isoform X5 produces the protein MKLLPSLKTKKPRELVLVIGTGISAAVAPQVPALKSWKGLIQALLDAAIDFDLLEDEESKKFQKCLHEDKNLVHVAHDLIQKLSPRTSNVRSTFFKDCLYEVFDDLESKMEDSGKQLLQSVLHLMENGALVLTTNFDNLLELYAADQGKQLESLDLTDEKKQVLALPSWSSCVCIVQVLEWAQEKRKLSVLHIHGVYTNPSGIVLHPAGYQNVLRNTEVMREIQKLYENKSFLFLGCGWTVDDTTFQALFLEAVKHKSDLEHFMLVRRGDVDEFKKLRENMLDKGIKVISYGNDYADLPEYFKRLTCEISTRAGMAREGQLNGSSAAHGEMRGCST, from the exons at GAAGCTGCTTCCAAGCTTGAAAACCAAGAAACCTCGAGAACTTGTGCTAGTGATTGGAACAGGCATTAGTGCTGCAGTTGCACCGCAGGTCCCAGCCCTGAAGTCCTGGAAGGGGTTAATTCAGGCCTTGCTGGATGCTGCTATTGATTTTGATCTTCTAGAAGATGAGGAAAGCAAAAAGTTTCAGAAGTGTCTCCATGAAGACAAGAACCTCGTCCATGTTGCCCATGACCTCATTCAGAAACTCTCCCCT CGTACCAGTAATGTTCGATCCACATTTTTCAAAGACTGTTTATATGAAGTATTTGATGACCTGGAGTCAAAGATGGAAGATTCTGGGAAACAGCTCCTTCAGTCTGTTCTCCATCTGATGGAAAATGGAGCCCTAGTATTAACTACAAATTTTGATAATCTCCTAGAACTATATGCAGCCGACCAGGGAAAACAGCTTGAATCCCTTGACCTTACTGATGAGAAAAAG CAGGTGCTCGCCTTGCCATCCTGGTCGAGCTGTGTATGTATTGTGCAGGTCCTGGAGTGGGCGCAGGAGAAGCGGAAGCTAAGTGTGTTACACATCCATGGGGTCTATACCAATCCTAGTGGCATTGTCCTCCACCCAGCTGGATATCAGAACGTGCTCAGGAACACTGAAGTTATG AGAGAGATTCAGAAACTCTATGAAAACAAGTCATTTCTTTTCTTGGGTTGTGGCTGGACGGTGGATGACACCACTTTCCAGGCCCTGTTCCTGGAGGCTGTCAAGCACAAATCTGACCTAGAACATTTCATGCTGGTTCGAAGAGGAGATGTAGATGAGTTCAAGAAGCTTCGAGAAAACATGCTGGACAAGGGGATTAAGGTCATCTCCTATGGAAATGACTATGCTGATCTTCCGGAATATTTCAAGCGACTGACATGTGAGATCTCCACAAGAG CAGGGATGGCAAGAGAAGGCCAGCTAAATGGCTCATCTGCAGCACACGGTGAAATGAGAG GCTGTAGTACATGA
- the Fam118b gene encoding protein FAM118B isoform X1 yields MASTGSQASDIDKIFGFFNDGEPPTKKPRKLLPSLKTKKPRELVLVIGTGISAAVAPQVPALKSWKGLIQALLDAAIDFDLLEDEESKKFQKCLHEDKNLVHVAHDLIQKLSPRTSNVRSTFFKDCLYEVFDDLESKMEDSGKQLLQSVLHLMENGALVLTTNFDNLLELYAADQGKQLESLDLTDEKKQVLALPSWSSCVCIVQVLEWAQEKRKLSVLHIHGVYTNPSGIVLHPAGYQNVLRNTEVMREIQKLYENKSFLFLGCGWTVDDTTFQALFLEAVKHKSDLEHFMLVRRGDVDEFKKLRENMLDKGIKVISYGNDYADLPEYFKRLTCEISTRAGMAREGQLNGSSAAHGEMRGCST; encoded by the exons ATGGCTTCTACAGGGAGCCAGGCCTCTGATATAGACAAGATTTTTGGATTCTTCAATGATGGCGAACCCCCCACCAAAAAGCCCAG GAAGCTGCTTCCAAGCTTGAAAACCAAGAAACCTCGAGAACTTGTGCTAGTGATTGGAACAGGCATTAGTGCTGCAGTTGCACCGCAGGTCCCAGCCCTGAAGTCCTGGAAGGGGTTAATTCAGGCCTTGCTGGATGCTGCTATTGATTTTGATCTTCTAGAAGATGAGGAAAGCAAAAAGTTTCAGAAGTGTCTCCATGAAGACAAGAACCTCGTCCATGTTGCCCATGACCTCATTCAGAAACTCTCCCCT CGTACCAGTAATGTTCGATCCACATTTTTCAAAGACTGTTTATATGAAGTATTTGATGACCTGGAGTCAAAGATGGAAGATTCTGGGAAACAGCTCCTTCAGTCTGTTCTCCATCTGATGGAAAATGGAGCCCTAGTATTAACTACAAATTTTGATAATCTCCTAGAACTATATGCAGCCGACCAGGGAAAACAGCTTGAATCCCTTGACCTTACTGATGAGAAAAAG CAGGTGCTCGCCTTGCCATCCTGGTCGAGCTGTGTATGTATTGTGCAGGTCCTGGAGTGGGCGCAGGAGAAGCGGAAGCTAAGTGTGTTACACATCCATGGGGTCTATACCAATCCTAGTGGCATTGTCCTCCACCCAGCTGGATATCAGAACGTGCTCAGGAACACTGAAGTTATG AGAGAGATTCAGAAACTCTATGAAAACAAGTCATTTCTTTTCTTGGGTTGTGGCTGGACGGTGGATGACACCACTTTCCAGGCCCTGTTCCTGGAGGCTGTCAAGCACAAATCTGACCTAGAACATTTCATGCTGGTTCGAAGAGGAGATGTAGATGAGTTCAAGAAGCTTCGAGAAAACATGCTGGACAAGGGGATTAAGGTCATCTCCTATGGAAATGACTATGCTGATCTTCCGGAATATTTCAAGCGACTGACATGTGAGATCTCCACAAGAG CAGGGATGGCAAGAGAAGGCCAGCTAAATGGCTCATCTGCAGCACACGGTGAAATGAGAG GCTGTAGTACATGA
- the Fam118b gene encoding protein FAM118B isoform X4 produces MASTGSQASDIDKIFGFFNDGEPPTKKPRKLLPSLKTKKPRELVLVIGTGISAAVAPQVPALKSWKGLIQALLDAAIDFDLLEDEESKKFQKCLHEDKNLVHVAHDLIQKLSPRTSNVRSTFFKDCLYEVFDDLESKMEDSGKQLLQSVLHLMENGALVLTTNFDNLLELYAADQGKQLESLDLTDEKKVLEWAQEKRKLSVLHIHGVYTNPSGIVLHPAGYQNVLRNTEVMREIQKLYENKSFLFLGCGWTVDDTTFQALFLEAVKHKSDLEHFMLVRRGDVDEFKKLRENMLDKGIKVISYGNDYADLPEYFKRLTCEISTRAGMAREGQLNGSSAAHGEMRGCST; encoded by the exons ATGGCTTCTACAGGGAGCCAGGCCTCTGATATAGACAAGATTTTTGGATTCTTCAATGATGGCGAACCCCCCACCAAAAAGCCCAG GAAGCTGCTTCCAAGCTTGAAAACCAAGAAACCTCGAGAACTTGTGCTAGTGATTGGAACAGGCATTAGTGCTGCAGTTGCACCGCAGGTCCCAGCCCTGAAGTCCTGGAAGGGGTTAATTCAGGCCTTGCTGGATGCTGCTATTGATTTTGATCTTCTAGAAGATGAGGAAAGCAAAAAGTTTCAGAAGTGTCTCCATGAAGACAAGAACCTCGTCCATGTTGCCCATGACCTCATTCAGAAACTCTCCCCT CGTACCAGTAATGTTCGATCCACATTTTTCAAAGACTGTTTATATGAAGTATTTGATGACCTGGAGTCAAAGATGGAAGATTCTGGGAAACAGCTCCTTCAGTCTGTTCTCCATCTGATGGAAAATGGAGCCCTAGTATTAACTACAAATTTTGATAATCTCCTAGAACTATATGCAGCCGACCAGGGAAAACAGCTTGAATCCCTTGACCTTACTGATGAGAAAAAG GTCCTGGAGTGGGCGCAGGAGAAGCGGAAGCTAAGTGTGTTACACATCCATGGGGTCTATACCAATCCTAGTGGCATTGTCCTCCACCCAGCTGGATATCAGAACGTGCTCAGGAACACTGAAGTTATG AGAGAGATTCAGAAACTCTATGAAAACAAGTCATTTCTTTTCTTGGGTTGTGGCTGGACGGTGGATGACACCACTTTCCAGGCCCTGTTCCTGGAGGCTGTCAAGCACAAATCTGACCTAGAACATTTCATGCTGGTTCGAAGAGGAGATGTAGATGAGTTCAAGAAGCTTCGAGAAAACATGCTGGACAAGGGGATTAAGGTCATCTCCTATGGAAATGACTATGCTGATCTTCCGGAATATTTCAAGCGACTGACATGTGAGATCTCCACAAGAG CAGGGATGGCAAGAGAAGGCCAGCTAAATGGCTCATCTGCAGCACACGGTGAAATGAGAG GCTGTAGTACATGA
- the Fam118b gene encoding protein FAM118B isoform X3: MASTGSQASDIDKIFGFFNDGEPPTKKPRKLLPSLKTKKPRELVLVIGTGISAAVAPQVPALKSWKGLIQALLDAAIDFDLLEDEESKKFQKCLHEDKNLVHVAHDLIQKLSPRTSNVRSTFFKDCLYEVFDDLESKMEDSGKQLLQSVLHLMENGALVLTTNFDNLLELYAADQGKQLESLDLTDEKKVLALPSWSSCVCIVQVLEWAQEKRKLSVLHIHGVYTNPSGIVLHPAGYQNVLRNTEVMREIQKLYENKSFLFLGCGWTVDDTTFQALFLEAVKHKSDLEHFMLVRRGDVDEFKKLRENMLDKGIKVISYGNDYADLPEYFKRLTCEISTRAGMAREGQLNGSSAAHGEMRGCST; the protein is encoded by the exons ATGGCTTCTACAGGGAGCCAGGCCTCTGATATAGACAAGATTTTTGGATTCTTCAATGATGGCGAACCCCCCACCAAAAAGCCCAG GAAGCTGCTTCCAAGCTTGAAAACCAAGAAACCTCGAGAACTTGTGCTAGTGATTGGAACAGGCATTAGTGCTGCAGTTGCACCGCAGGTCCCAGCCCTGAAGTCCTGGAAGGGGTTAATTCAGGCCTTGCTGGATGCTGCTATTGATTTTGATCTTCTAGAAGATGAGGAAAGCAAAAAGTTTCAGAAGTGTCTCCATGAAGACAAGAACCTCGTCCATGTTGCCCATGACCTCATTCAGAAACTCTCCCCT CGTACCAGTAATGTTCGATCCACATTTTTCAAAGACTGTTTATATGAAGTATTTGATGACCTGGAGTCAAAGATGGAAGATTCTGGGAAACAGCTCCTTCAGTCTGTTCTCCATCTGATGGAAAATGGAGCCCTAGTATTAACTACAAATTTTGATAATCTCCTAGAACTATATGCAGCCGACCAGGGAAAACAGCTTGAATCCCTTGACCTTACTGATGAGAAAAAG GTGCTCGCCTTGCCATCCTGGTCGAGCTGTGTATGTATTGTGCAGGTCCTGGAGTGGGCGCAGGAGAAGCGGAAGCTAAGTGTGTTACACATCCATGGGGTCTATACCAATCCTAGTGGCATTGTCCTCCACCCAGCTGGATATCAGAACGTGCTCAGGAACACTGAAGTTATG AGAGAGATTCAGAAACTCTATGAAAACAAGTCATTTCTTTTCTTGGGTTGTGGCTGGACGGTGGATGACACCACTTTCCAGGCCCTGTTCCTGGAGGCTGTCAAGCACAAATCTGACCTAGAACATTTCATGCTGGTTCGAAGAGGAGATGTAGATGAGTTCAAGAAGCTTCGAGAAAACATGCTGGACAAGGGGATTAAGGTCATCTCCTATGGAAATGACTATGCTGATCTTCCGGAATATTTCAAGCGACTGACATGTGAGATCTCCACAAGAG CAGGGATGGCAAGAGAAGGCCAGCTAAATGGCTCATCTGCAGCACACGGTGAAATGAGAG GCTGTAGTACATGA